A segment of the Streptococcus dysgalactiae subsp. dysgalactiae genome:
GCTATGTTACAATAACAACATGATTGAATTAACGGATTATGGTATTGACATGTGGGACGACGAAACTATTGCTTCTTTCCGTCGCACTCTTTTAAATTGGTATGATCAAGAAAAACGTGATTTGCCTTGGCGCCGAACCAAAAACCCTTATCACATTTGGGTTTCAGAAATCATGCTTCAGCAAACTCAGGTGATTACGGTTATTCCTTATTACGAACGCTTTTTAATTTGGTTTCCAACCATTGACAAATTAGCCAATGCTGATGAAGAACGCTTGCTCAAAGCATGGGAAGGCTTAGGCTATTATTCCCGTGTCCGTAACATGCAAAAAGCGGCGCAGCAAGTCATGACAGAGTTTGGCGGGGTATTTCCCTCCTCCTACGAGGACATCTCCAAATTAAAGGGAATAGGCCCATACACTGCTGGAGCTATTGCCAGTATCGCCTTTGACCTTCCTGAACCTGCTGTCGATGGGAATGTGATGCGTGTTATGGCCCGTCTATTTGAAGTGAATTATGATATTGGAGATCCCAAGAACCGAAAAATTTTCCAAGCATTGATGGAAAGATTAATCGATCCCGGCCGCCCTGGAGATTTCAATCAGGCCTTGATGGATTTAGGTACGGATATCGAATCGGCTAAAAATCCTAGACCAGACGAGTCTCCTATCCGCTTTTTCTGCGCTGCATATTTACATGGTACCTATGATAAATACCCTATTAAGGAACCAAAGAAAAAACCACGTCCTATTGAGGTTCAAGCTTTTATTATCGTCAATGCTGACGAGGAACTACTTTTAGAAAAAAATACCAAAGGGCGATTACTAGGTGGTTTTTGGTCCTTCCCTCTAATGGAAACTAGCTTTGTGAGTCAACAGCTAGACCTTTTTGAAGAAAATCACCCTGATCTCATAAGAGTTCCTAAAGCCAACCTTTTCGAAGAAACTTACGGGTTGGTGCCCCGGTGGACAACTGACACTTTTCCTCTGGTAAAACACACCTTTAGCCATCAAAAGTGGACCATCGCTTTAACAGAAGGCCTGATTTCCCAACAAGAACTTCCCAAAGGGAAAGAAATGGCTTGGGTCAAGCTCTCTGATATGGAAAACTATCCTATGGCAACGCCTCAAAAGAAAATGCTAGAGGCTTATCTAAAAGAGAAAGAATCAACTGTGACGTCAAGATAAAAAAGAACCGAGAGGTGAAGTGACCCCCAAAAGTTGGACATTATATTTTAAGTTAAGGATTGAGTTCTGTATTGCACAGGACTTAGTCCTTTTAATGTAAGTTTGATTCGTTTAGTGTTGTAGTAGTTGATATATTCTGAAATAGCTGTTTTTAATGTTTCGAGGGAAGTAAATTCCTTCTCAAACCCATAAAACATTTCTGTCTTCAATGTTCCAAAAAAAGATTCCATCATGCCGTTATCTAAGCTATTTCCTTTACGCGACATGGACGGTCTCATTCCATGCACCTCAAGAAAATGATGGTAGTAAGTGTGTTGATATTGCCATCCTTGGTCACTATGTAAAATAGTGCCCTGGTAAGTTTGTTCAGGAAAAGCCTCGGAAAGCATCGTTTTAAGTTGTTGTAAGTTTGGCGAGGTAGATAAATGATATGCAATAATCTCACTGTTAAAGCCATCAAGAACTGGTGATAGATACAATTTTTGATCACTAGCAGGAATTGAAAACTCTGTGACATCGGTATAACACTTCTTAAGTGGTTGGGTAGCTTTAAATTGACGCTTAATGAGATTATCAGCTTTCTTGCCAACCTCACCTTTATAAGAGTTATAGCGACGTTTCGCACGGATTCTAGCTTTCAAACCAAGTTCTGTCATCAAACGTTGAACTTTCTTATGATTAACTTTATAGCCTCGATTTTTAAGTTCGAGGTGAATTCTACGGTAACCATATCTCCCTTTGTTCTCAGAATAAATATCTTGAATAGCTTCTTTTAATTCTTTGTTGTTATCTCCCTGAGTTAGACGTTTAACCTGATAATAGTAGGTTGATCGAGACAGCTTCAAAATATTAAGTAGGATTCTTAAATCAAATACATTGATTAGTCCTTGAATGATTTCTGTTGCTCTTTGAGCCTTGCTTCGTCCCTCAATCGGAGTTCTCTCAACTTTTTTAGTACGGCATTCTCCGCTCTAAGGTACTCATTATCATATTGAAGACGCTCTAATTCAGTCATTTCTTCAAGTTTTTTCTTTGGTTTGCGTCCCATCTTTACAGGTCTCCCTCTTGATTTCTCAAGAATAGTATACCCGTTTTTCTTGTATTGCGCTATCCAATTAGGAAGCATTCCCTTGTTTGGTAATCCATAATCTAGAGAAACCTCTAGCTGAGACCTACCTTTCATCAGAACTTCGTTTATGATTTCCTGCTTTAGTTCAGGAGAATAATACCTATTTTTCCTTTTACAAACACTTTCCAATCCGTGTATATCAATAAGGCGGACCATGTATTGAAGGTTATACTTACTCATATTAAATGTTTGACTGATTTTAGGCCATGTCCAACCAGATTGTCGTAAGCGATAGATTTCAATTTTATCTTCATAACTTAATTTCATAGAAAAACACCCCAAAAGTTAGATTTGTTGTCTAACTTTTGGGGTGCAGTTCAAGGTTTAATCCTCTTCAGTTCTTTTGTTTTACTTTCTTTTAGCTTAATTCAGCCACAATTGCCTTAATTTGGTCTTTGGTATGAACACCCGCCACTTGTTTCACCACTTTACCGTCTTTTTTGAAAAGCAAGGTTGGGATAGACATAATACCAAATTGTTGAGCAGTATCAGGGTTTTCATCTACATCCAATTTCACAATTTTGAGTTCATCTTCGTCCAATTCTCCAGCTAACTGGTCAAGGATTGGCGCTTGCATCAAACAAGGTCCACACCAAGTTGCCCAAAAGTCAACGAGAACTAAACCATCATTTGTTTCTGCTTCAAAAGTAGCATCTGTTACAATATGTGCCATAAGTTTTTCTCCGTTCTTCAAGTTTATAAGCCTATTGTAGGGCA
Coding sequences within it:
- the trxA gene encoding thioredoxin, producing the protein MAHIVTDATFEAETNDGLVLVDFWATWCGPCLMQAPILDQLAGELDEDELKIVKLDVDENPDTAQQFGIMSIPTLLFKKDGKVVKQVAGVHTKDQIKAIVAELS
- a CDS encoding IS3 family transposase (programmed frameshift) is translated as MKLSYEDKIEIYRLRQSGWTWPKISQTFNMSKYNLQYMVRLIDIHGLESVCKRKNRYYSPELKQEIINEVLMKGRSQLEVSLDYGLPNKGMLPNWIAQYKKNGYTILEKSRGRPVKMGRKPKKKLEEMTELERLQYDNEYLRAENAVPKKVERTPIEGRSKAQRATEIIQGLINVFDLRILLNILKLSRSTYYYQVKRLTQGDNNKELKEAIQDIYSENKGRYGYRRIHLELKNRGYKVNHKKVQRLMTELGLKARIRAKRRYNSYKGEVGKKADNLIKRQFKATQPLKKCYTDVTEFSIPASDQKLYLSPVLDGFNSEIIAYHLSTSPNLQQLKTMLSEAFPEQTYQGTILHSDQGWQYQHTYYHHFLEVHGMRPSMSRKGNSLDNGMMESFFGTLKTEMFYGFEKEFTSLETLKTAISEYINYYNTKRIKLTLKGLSPVQYRTQSLT
- the mutY gene encoding A/G-specific adenine glycosylase, which encodes MIELTDYGIDMWDDETIASFRRTLLNWYDQEKRDLPWRRTKNPYHIWVSEIMLQQTQVITVIPYYERFLIWFPTIDKLANADEERLLKAWEGLGYYSRVRNMQKAAQQVMTEFGGVFPSSYEDISKLKGIGPYTAGAIASIAFDLPEPAVDGNVMRVMARLFEVNYDIGDPKNRKIFQALMERLIDPGRPGDFNQALMDLGTDIESAKNPRPDESPIRFFCAAYLHGTYDKYPIKEPKKKPRPIEVQAFIIVNADEELLLEKNTKGRLLGGFWSFPLMETSFVSQQLDLFEENHPDLIRVPKANLFEETYGLVPRWTTDTFPLVKHTFSHQKWTIALTEGLISQQELPKGKEMAWVKLSDMENYPMATPQKKMLEAYLKEKESTVTSR